CTATTGATTGGGTTTGAATTACTTCAGGTCTTTTTCCTAGATGCTTTTCGGCAAGTTTTTGAACATAATTTCTTTCATAATTACTAATTACTTCATTATTTTCACAAGCTCTACAAATTTGCTTTAGAATCCTGTCATCTCCAAAGTCTTTATCTAAAAGTGCCTTGACATCATCAAGCAAAGAATTATTCATGTGTATTTTCTCTCCTATTGATTATTTATGAATACCTTGTTTAAGATTTTGATTAAGTTCTTCATGAAAATACAGGAATTTCAAATTTGAATATATTTTTAGAATTTATTGTAAGTAGGTTTTTTGGGCTTGAATAATGACTGTTCTAATGTAATCCTTGGCAGTAGAATCAGATATGCCCATCTGTTTAGCCCTCAGATAAAGATCATTTTCTGTAGGATTAGTCAGATAGTATTTTAAAAGATAATTGAGCCTATGAAATCTCCTTTCATCGCTTTTCATAATCTTACTTTTTTCTAACACTAAAAAGCCCAGTGGATAATAAAATAACCAATAATTCCATTGTATCATAAAATAAGAATAAAAACATATGATCTTTTTTAAACAATAGTAAAAAACAAATGAAAATGAAACGAATTGAGGCAACTATTCAAGCAACGAAGATGGGAGTTGTAACTGAGGCAATTAATGACCTAGTCGGAGGATTTACTATTCTGGAAGGAAATGGTAGAGGTTCCGGAAAGAGACAGCAGGTCAGATCAAGCAGAGGAACAGGCTCAGTCACTAAAGAATACAACGAAGTCGCAACTGTCAGTATAATTGTTGATGACTCAGATGTAGAAAAGGTTTCAAACGCAATTGCTGATGCAGCTTTTACAGGAAAGGGCGGAGATGGAATTATTGTTGTATCCAATATCGAAAGTGTATTGAACATAGCAACTAAAAAGAGCGGTACTGAAGCCCTCTAATCATTTTCTTTTCTAAAATTCAAAAATATTTGATTTGTAATGAACTACTGAGAGGTTTTAACTATTCCTCTCAGTGTGGTATCCCTTTGGGGGACATGCTTTTTGAAGGGATACATTGTATTGCAATCCAAGTATAAAAGCAAAAGAGTTTGAGACCTATTGTTGGCCTTCAATTCCCATCAAGGTCAGAGTAGAACGGATCTTTGGAATTTTCCTAATTTTCCAAGTAATGGTTTCACGTAATGCTTCAACTTGACCAGATTCAACTTTGGCAAGTATATCATATGCACCAAATGTACCATGTACTTCAACTACACCTTCAATGGATTTCAATTCTGAAATTACTGCTTCTTCAGAACCAAGCTCACAGTTTATGAGAACATAAGCTGTTGCCAATTATGATTCAACTCCAATTTTCATACATAAAATGCTATCATGAAATATATAAGAATAGTCCAAATTGCTTAAAAATTCAATACTAATTATGATTGAATCATGAACAAATGTAAAGTAAAATAGAATAATTTTATAAATTTCTAAGATATAGAATACGCATCATTCATAATTTTTTCTAATTCATCAATATTTTTTGAGAGAGTAATTTTGGAACGTAATTTGGAACCTCCTTTCATTCCTTTGGTAAACCTCATTGCCTGACTCTTGATGTTGGTAAATTTAATTTTGTATCTAACAGTTAGATGCAGATAATCAAAAAAAGAATCTAGCCTATCTTTGAAAGAATATTCATGATACGAGTTTGTTTTGAGATAATCATTGATTTGTTCAAATAAAAATGGATTTCCCATTGCACCTCTACCAATCATTACATAATCACAACCTGTCTCATCAATCATTTCTTTAGCATCTTCAGGGGTAGTGATATCACCATTTCCAACAATCGGAATGCTAGAAATCTCTTTAAGTTCTTTGATCATTTTCCAATCTGCATTTCCAGAATATCCCTGACTTACAGTCCTTGGATGTAGAGTAATCATTTGAATTCCTTCATCTTCTGCAATTTCAGCAATGTCTCTAAAAAGAAATTGACTCGCATTTGTCACACCAGAACGAATCTTTAATGTTACAGGTTTTTTTACAGCATTAACAAGAGTATTGAAAATTTGTTGAGTTAGATTTACTTCTTGCAGAAGAGCTCCTCCTGCCATTTGTCGAGTAATATGTGGTGCGGGACAACCCATGTTGTAATCAATAATATCAAAATAAGGTTCTACAATCTTTGCAGCTTTTTCTAATGCGACAAGGTCAGATCCAAACAACTGAATTGATAAAGGACGTTCTTCTTCTGAATACTCAATAAACTCTTGAATTGTTTTCATATTTTCTTTGAGTTGTTTTTCTTTGGCAATGATACTGTGAATATTTGTAAATTCGGTGACAACTAATCCAGATCCCATTTGTTTACATTGTAATCGGAGTGCGGGATCACTTACCCCTGCCATAGGAGCTAAAAACGCTCTGCTGGAGAACTTGGGAAGCATGAGGTAACTTTACAGCATGAATATATTTACTATATCAAAATTTGTGTTAAATTATAGTACTAATTATCCGGACATCCGTCTGTGTCTCTGTCACCATCATAATCTTCAGGATCTAGAGGACATAGATCCTCATCATTAATAATACCATCAAGATCATCATCATGGACAAATCTCTGTTGTTCAGGTGCAATATCGGGGCAACCATCATGATCATTATACTTGTTCCATGTTTCAGGTTCAGTTGGACAAGAATCGATTGCATCATGATATCCGTCACCATCAGAATCAATTCTTGTTGGAGTGGTGGATTGAGCAGCTAATACATCGGGGCAACCGTCCCAATCCAAATATCCATTAAAGTTCTCTTGTTCATCAACACATGCATCTTTTCGATCATCAATTCCATCGCCATCAGAATCTGGGAAAGTGTATGATGAAACATTAGAGCCAGTCGAGTCAGGGCAGCCGTCCTCATCTTGATAATAGTTGTAAGTTTCAGGCTCTAGAGGACATGCATCAGAGACATCTACAATGCCATCCATGTCTGAGTCCAATGTAAATACAAATTTGTCTGGGCAGCCGTCCTTGTCTTGGAATTGATTAAATGTTTCAGGTTGGTTTGGACAAGAATCTAAATTATCAACAATTCCATCACCATCAGAATCAGATGTTAGTTTGTTATCGGCAATTAGATCAGGACAGCCGTCATCATCAAGATACCTGTTGAAAGTTTCTCTTGCATTAGGACATTGATCTATATTATCTGGAATTCCATCAAAGTCTGAATCACCAAATGAGTCATAGGCTATAGTATCAGGGCAGCCGTCCTCATCCTGGAATTGATTATATTTTTCAGCGATTGTGGGACATTCATCAAATATGTCAGGAATTAAATCATAATCAATATCAGACAATGCAGATTTGGAGATTCCCGGGATATCAGGGCAACCGTCTTTGTCCAGATAATTATTATAATTTTCTTGCTCATTAAGACATGCATCCCATCTATCATCTATTCCATCACCGTCAACATCTGGAAATAGATATGATGAAGTAATTGGGTCTGTGGCATCTGGACACCCATCACCATCTTTGAAAAAATTATAAGTTTCAGGTTCTAGAGGACAATCATCGGAAATATTTGGAATGCCATCCATGTCTGAGTCAAGTGTGGAATTAAGATTGTCAGGACAGCCGTCTGAATCCAAAATACCATTGAATGTTTCTGGTTGGTTTGGACAGTGATCTAAATTATCAACTATTCCATCACCATCAGAATCATAAGTAGATTTGTTATTCACAGTAGAATCAGGACAGCCGTCTTCATCTTGGAATTTGTTGTAAGTTTCTTTATTATATGGACAAACATCAAATTGATTTAAAATTCCATCACCATCAGTGTCTCCAGATATTGCATATTCGATTTCATCAGGACAGCCGTCTTCATCTTGGAATTTATTAAAATTTTCACGATCTAATGGACAAGCATCAACTGAGTCAAGTATACTATCATAATCAGAATCAATTAAACCATTAGAAGAAGCACCAAGTACATCTGAGCATCCATCCCAATCTAGATAACCATTATAATTTTCAGGTTCATTTAAACACTGATCCCATCTATCATCAATTCCATCGCCGTCAGTGTCTGGAAAATTATATACAGAATCTACAGCATCAATAGAATCAGGGCAGCCGTCTGTGTCCAAGTAAAAATTGTAAGTTTCAGGTTCCAGTATACATGAATCTAATGTATCAGATATTCCATCTCTATCAGAATCTCTTAAGCTAGATGCATCATCAGGGCAGCCGTCTTTATCATCAATTCCATTGAATGTTTCAGGACGATTAGGACACAAGTCCATGTAATCTGGATATCCATCTCCGTCTGAATCAGCAATTTCTTTTCCAACATCAGGAGTTAAGTCAGGACAACCATCCTCATCCTGGAATTTATTGTAAGTCTCTTTTACAGTAGGACATTTATCAATATGATCTTGAATTCCATCATAGTCAACATCATACCAGGGAACAAAATCGGCGGGACAGCCGTCTATGTTGTTACCATACTGTGGATCATAATCTTCTAAAAGATGAGGACAAAAATCAATACTGTTAGGCACACCGTCTCCATCTGAATCAATTGCTTCATTAGCAAAAACACTACTTGGTAACATACCAATAGTAGAAGTAAGCAAAAGTAAAAATCCTAGAAAATATTGTTTTTTCATTATCTCTGACTTTCGCTATTATCAAGTATTTATTAAATCTCACGTTAAATAGATTCTTCTAACAAATCAGAAATTAAGAAAAGTATGTTTAGGGATCTGGACAGCCATCAGTATCTCTGTCACCATCATAATCTTCAGGATCTTTAGGACATAGATCTTCATCATTAATAATACCATCAAGATCATCATCATGGACAAATCTCTGTTGTTCAGGTGCAATATCAGGACAGCCGTCGCCATCTAGATATTTATTCCATGTTTCAGGTTGGTTTGGGCAAGAATCGATTGAATCTGGATATCCATCACGATCAGAATCTGCATATACAGGAACAGTTGATTCAGCTCCAGGTACATCAGGACAACCATCTTTATCTAGATAACCATTAAAGTTTTCAGGCACATCAATACATGCATCCCATCTATCTTCTATTCCGTCACCGTCAGTGTCTGGGAATTGGTATTGTAGAGATGTAGAGTCTACAGTATCTGGACAGCCGTCATAATCTTGGAATTTGTTGTAAGTTTCAGGTTCTAGAGGACATTCATCTAAAACATTTAGAATTCCATCGCCGTCAGTATCAATTTTAGATGCTTGTTTGTCTGGACAGCCATCGCTATCTTGGAATCCATTGTAAGTTTCAGGCTGAGTTGGACACAAGTCTAGATTATCAATAATGCCATCACCATCAGTATCAAAAGCAAATTTGTTGTCTGCAACATAATCAGGGCAGCCGTCTGAATCTTGATATCTATTGTAAGTTTCTTTAGCAAGAGGGCATTGGTCTAAATCATCATAGATACCATCAAAGTCAGCATCACCAACTGTTTGAAAGTCAACGCTATCTGGACAACCATCTTCATCTTGGAATTTATTGTATCGTTCAGCTATTGTTGGACATTCATCTAAGTGATCTGCTATACCATCGTAATCAGCATCAAGCATATCGCCTGCAGTTGTTCCTTTAACATCAGGGCAGCCGTCCTTGTCCAGATAGCCATTAAAGTTTTCAGGCACATCAATACATGCATCCCATCTATCTTCTATTCCGTCACCGTCAGTGTCTGGGAATTGGTATTGTAGAGATGTAGAGTCTACAGTATCCGGACAGCCGTCATAATCTTGGAATTTGTTGTAATTTTCAGGTTCTAGAGGACATTCATCTAAAACATTTAGAATTCCATCCATGTCAAAGTCAAGCTTAGAATCAAAAGTATCCGGACAGCCATCGCTATCTTGGAATCCATTGTAAGTTTCAGGCTGAGTTGGACACAAGTCTAGATTATCAATAATGCCATCACCATCAGTATCAAAAGCAAATTTGTTGTCTGCAACATAATCAGGGCAGCCGTCTGAATCTTGATATCTATTGTAAGTTTCAGGACTGTAAGGACATGAATCATTTTGATCTGGAATGCCATCACCATCAATGTCACCAGTTATCATAATTTGTAAGGTATCTGGACAGCCGTCGCTATCTTGGAATTTGTTGTAATTTTCACGATCTAACGGACATTCATCCTTATCATCTGGAATGCCATCATAATCAGCATCAGGTGCTTCTAGAGAAGTAATACCAGGTACATCAGGACAACCGTCCTTGTCCAGATAACCATTAAAGTTTTCAGGCACATCAATACATGCATCCCATCTATCTTCTATTCCGTCACCGTCAGTGTCTGGGAATTGGTATTGTAGAGATGTAGAGTCTACAGTATCTGGACAGCCGTCATAATCTTGGAATTTGTTGTAAGTTTCAGGTTCTAGAGGACATTCATCTAAAACATTTAGAATTCCATCGCCGTCAGTATCAATTTTA
This genomic window from Nitrosopumilus ureiphilus contains:
- a CDS encoding P-II family nitrogen regulator, with product MKRIEATIQATKMGVVTEAINDLVGGFTILEGNGRGSGKRQQVRSSRGTGSVTKEYNEVATVSIIVDDSDVEKVSNAIADAAFTGKGGDGIIVVSNIESVLNIATKKSGTEAL
- a CDS encoding Lrp/AsnC family transcriptional regulator — protein: MATAYVLINCELGSEEAVISELKSIEGVVEVHGTFGAYDILAKVESGQVEALRETITWKIRKIPKIRSTLTLMGIEGQQ
- the dusB gene encoding tRNA dihydrouridine synthase DusB, encoding MLPKFSSRAFLAPMAGVSDPALRLQCKQMGSGLVVTEFTNIHSIIAKEKQLKENMKTIQEFIEYSEEERPLSIQLFGSDLVALEKAAKIVEPYFDIIDYNMGCPAPHITRQMAGGALLQEVNLTQQIFNTLVNAVKKPVTLKIRSGVTNASQFLFRDIAEIAEDEGIQMITLHPRTVSQGYSGNADWKMIKELKEISSIPIVGNGDITTPEDAKEMIDETGCDYVMIGRGAMGNPFLFEQINDYLKTNSYHEYSFKDRLDSFFDYLHLTVRYKIKFTNIKSQAMRFTKGMKGGSKLRSKITLSKNIDELEKIMNDAYSIS
- a CDS encoding thrombospondin type 3 repeat-containing protein; amino-acid sequence: MKKQYFLGFLLLLTSTIGMLPSSVFANEAIDSDGDGVPNSIDFCPHLLEDYDPQYGNNIDGCPADFVPWYDVDYDGIQDHIDKCPTVKETYNKFQDEDGCPDLTPDVGKEIADSDGDGYPDYMDLCPNRPETFNGIDDKDGCPDDASSLRDSDRDGISDTLDSCILEPETYNFYLDTDGCPDSIDAVDSVYNFPDTDGDGIDDRWDQCLNEPENYNGYLDWDGCSDVLGASSNGLIDSDYDSILDSVDACPLDRENFNKFQDEDGCPDEIEYAISGDTDGDGILNQFDVCPYNKETYNKFQDEDGCPDSTVNNKSTYDSDGDGIVDNLDHCPNQPETFNGILDSDGCPDNLNSTLDSDMDGIPNISDDCPLEPETYNFFKDGDGCPDATDPITSSYLFPDVDGDGIDDRWDACLNEQENYNNYLDKDGCPDIPGISKSALSDIDYDLIPDIFDECPTIAEKYNQFQDEDGCPDTIAYDSFGDSDFDGIPDNIDQCPNARETFNRYLDDDGCPDLIADNKLTSDSDGDGIVDNLDSCPNQPETFNQFQDKDGCPDKFVFTLDSDMDGIVDVSDACPLEPETYNYYQDEDGCPDSTGSNVSSYTFPDSDGDGIDDRKDACVDEQENFNGYLDWDGCPDVLAAQSTTPTRIDSDGDGYHDAIDSCPTEPETWNKYNDHDGCPDIAPEQQRFVHDDDLDGIINDEDLCPLDPEDYDGDRDTDGCPDN
- a CDS encoding thrombospondin type 3 repeat-containing protein, coding for MNKQFLVGFLILLTSTIGMFPSGVYAAEGIDTDGDGVPNNIDQCPNLKEDYDPQYGNNIDGCPADFVPWYDADFDGIEDHIDKCPTVKETYNKFQDEDGCPDLTPETGKVIADTDNDGYPDYMDSCPNQPETFNGIDDKDGCPDKQASKIDTDGDGILNVLDECPLEPETYNKFQDYDGCPDTVDSTSLQYQFPDTDGDGIEDRWDACIDVPENFNGYLDKDGCPDVPGITSLEAPDADYDGIPDDKDECPLDRENYNKFQDSDGCPDTLQIMITGDIDGDGIPDQNDSCPYSPETYNRYQDSDGCPDYVADNKFAFDTDGDGIIDNLDLCPTQPETYNGFQDSDGCPDTFDSKLDFDMDGILNVLDECPLEPENYNKFQDYDGCPDTVDSTSLQYQFPDTDGDGIEDRWDACIDVPENFNGYLDKDGCPDVKGTTAGDMLDADYDGIADHLDECPTIAERYNKFQDEDGCPDSVDFQTVGDADFDGIYDDLDQCPLAKETYNRYQDSDGCPDYVADNKFAFDTDGDGIIDNLDLCPTQPETYNGFQDSDGCPDKQASKIDTDGDGILNVLDECPLEPETYNKFQDYDGCPDTVDSTSLQYQFPDTDGDGIEDRWDACIDVPENFNGYLDKDGCPDVPGAESTVPVYADSDRDGYPDSIDSCPNQPETWNKYLDGDGCPDIAPEQQRFVHDDDLDGIINDEDLCPKDPEDYDGDRDTDGCPDP